In Salifodinibacter halophilus, the genomic window GCTACCACATTCTGCCCGAGCACTATCCCTTCGTCGCCGGCGCTTTGCTCGGCGCGATCGAAGAAACCCTCGGCGAGGCTGCCACGCCGCAGGTGCTGGCGGCGTGGGGCGAGGCGTATTGGTTCCTGGCCGATCTGCTGCAGCGGCGCGAGGCCGAACTGCGCGGCGAACTGGCCCAGGTGGTCGGCGGCTGGAGCGGTTGGCGCGAGTTCGTGGTCGCGGC contains:
- a CDS encoding nitric oxide dioxygenase; translation: AHALAGAILAYAQHIDDLPALSGALGRIAQKHVGYHILPEHYPFVAGALLGAIEETLGEAATPQVLAAWGEAYWFLADLLQRREAELRGELAQVVGGWSGWREFVVAA